From Brachionichthys hirsutus isolate HB-005 chromosome 2, CSIRO-AGI_Bhir_v1, whole genome shotgun sequence, one genomic window encodes:
- the igfbp6b gene encoding insulin-like growth factor-binding protein 6b: MPLLSNLTAVVLLLIAHCGSWTGANRLGPFKVCPSCRDPLGAGRPPRDHNVAGSTTVLAQGEPCGVYTLSCTKGLRCVPPPREHSPLQALLQGRGICAKHSRTSPTERPHPTGPHPSHGGDIERAPCRKLLNSVLRGLELTIIQSDRDIYIPNCDTRGFYRKKQCRSSKGMQRGHCWCVDELGAPVPSRAYEDGALPCDGE; this comes from the exons ATGCCTCTCCTGTCTAACTTAACAGCCGTTGTTCTGCTGCTGATCGCTCACTGCGGATCGTGGACCGGGGCAAACCGCTTGGGTCCCTTCAAGGTCTGTCCCTCCTGCAGGGATCCGCTCGGGGCAGGTCGGCCCCCGAGGGACCACAACGTTGCCGGTAGCACGACAGTGTTGGCCCAGGGAGAACCCTGTGGGGTGTACACCCTGAGCTGCACCAAGGGGCTCCGCTGCGTACCCCCACCTAGGGAGCACAGCCCCCTCCAGGCTCTGTTGCAGGGAAGGGGCATTTGCGCCAAGCACAGCAGGACAAGTCCTACTGAGAGGCCCCACCCCACAG GTCCTCATCCCTCACACGGCGGTGACATTGAGAGA GCGCCCTGCCGCAAGCTGCTCAACAGCGTCCTGAGGGGTCTGGAGCTGACCATCATCCAGTCCGACCGGGACATCTACATACCCAACTGTGACACCCGGGGCTTCTACAGGAAAAAGCAG TGCCGCTCCTCCAAGGGCATGCAGCGAGGCCACTGCTGGTGCGTGGACGAGCTTGGCGCGCCCGTGCCCTCGCGTGCCTACGAAGACGGTGCTTTACCATGCGATGGGGAGTGA